In Zunongwangia profunda SM-A87, the following proteins share a genomic window:
- a CDS encoding arylsulfatase, with amino-acid sequence MSLGLCSALALNFSCKNSTENVENQEDERPNIVVIMADDLGFSDLGSYGGEINTPSLDRLAENGLRFNSFYNTSRCCPSRAALLTGQYPHQAGIGRMTMDMGKPGYRGTLDSNTVTIAEALKQAGYQTAMTGKWHVSETNALNNEAQLKWLSHQEEHGAFSDTLSYPTSRGFDKYYGNIWGVVDYFDPFSLVNGTAQVKDVPEDFYYTDAIGDTAVAYIEDFVQKKDPFFLYVAHCAPHWPLMAPEEEIAKYKDTFTKGWRQTREDRYKRLVEKGILKGDIAKLSEFMFKDLNWEENPNEKWDSQAMAVHAAMVDRMDQNIGKLIDKLEETGELENTVIFFMSDNGASSERPSQYGPGFDRAGQTRDGRAVAFPVDKSEEALPGSQVVHAGIGPQWANTANTPFRYWKARVYEGGITSPFIVHWPKGIKERGTVKSQTAHIIDMMPTILDLARVDYPEKYKGRNITPTEGKSMLPVITGASEEDVNDVLFWEHFGSRALRKGDWKAVKLDGNADWELYNLAEDRTELNDLAETHPDKLEELKTEWDKLAQKTDVFPMP; translated from the coding sequence ATGTCGTTAGGGCTTTGTAGTGCGTTAGCTTTAAACTTCAGCTGTAAAAATTCAACTGAAAATGTCGAAAATCAGGAAGATGAACGTCCGAACATTGTGGTGATTATGGCTGACGATCTTGGCTTTTCAGATCTTGGTAGTTATGGTGGTGAGATTAATACGCCAAGTTTAGATCGTTTAGCAGAAAACGGACTTCGTTTTAACTCTTTTTATAATACATCACGCTGTTGCCCAAGTAGGGCGGCTTTGTTAACGGGACAATATCCACACCAGGCCGGGATCGGTAGAATGACAATGGATATGGGGAAACCCGGTTATCGTGGCACCTTAGATTCTAATACCGTTACGATTGCTGAAGCTTTAAAACAAGCCGGTTATCAAACCGCTATGACGGGAAAATGGCATGTTTCCGAAACCAATGCCTTAAATAACGAAGCGCAGTTAAAATGGCTTAGTCATCAGGAAGAACATGGGGCGTTTTCAGATACACTTAGTTATCCTACCTCAAGAGGTTTTGATAAATATTATGGAAATATTTGGGGGGTGGTAGATTATTTCGATCCGTTTAGTTTAGTGAACGGAACAGCGCAGGTTAAAGATGTTCCAGAAGATTTTTATTATACAGATGCCATTGGCGATACAGCTGTTGCGTATATAGAGGATTTTGTACAGAAAAAGGATCCATTCTTTCTGTATGTTGCTCATTGTGCACCACACTGGCCGCTTATGGCCCCAGAAGAAGAAATAGCCAAATATAAAGATACCTTCACTAAAGGTTGGCGTCAAACCCGTGAAGATCGATATAAAAGACTGGTAGAGAAAGGTATCTTAAAGGGAGATATCGCCAAATTATCAGAATTTATGTTTAAGGATCTTAACTGGGAAGAAAATCCAAACGAAAAATGGGACAGCCAGGCGATGGCGGTACATGCAGCAATGGTAGATCGTATGGATCAAAACATTGGTAAACTTATTGATAAATTAGAAGAAACAGGCGAGCTTGAAAATACGGTGATCTTCTTTATGTCTGATAACGGAGCAAGTTCAGAGCGACCTTCGCAGTACGGTCCCGGTTTTGATCGTGCCGGTCAAACCAGGGATGGTAGAGCAGTAGCATTTCCGGTAGATAAAAGTGAAGAAGCTCTACCAGGATCGCAGGTGGTACATGCGGGTATTGGTCCACAATGGGCAAATACGGCAAACACACCTTTTAGATATTGGAAAGCCAGAGTGTATGAAGGCGGAATAACTTCTCCGTTTATTGTGCACTGGCCCAAAGGAATTAAAGAGAGAGGTACTGTAAAATCTCAAACTGCTCATATTATCGATATGATGCCTACGATTTTAGATCTTGCCAGGGTGGATTATCCTGAAAAATATAAGGGAAGAAATATTACGCCTACTGAAGGAAAATCAATGCTCCCCGTAATTACAGGTGCTTCTGAGGAGGATGTGAATGATGTTCTTTTTTGGGAACATTTTGGATCCAGAGCGCTTAGAAAAGGGGATTGGAAAGCCGTAAAACTTGATGGGAATGCTGACTGGGAACTATATAATCTAGCGGAAGATCGTACAGAGCTTAATGATCTTGCCGAAACTCATCCTGATAAGTTGGAAGAATTAAAAACAGAATGGGATAAACTCGCACAAAAAACTGATGTTTTCCCTATGCCCTAG
- a CDS encoding glycoside hydrolase domain-containing protein — protein sequence MKRMIAAIAVALCVACQPKSQEKTSKSANITDKVNVFLGSSGDHGQMSPSASTPFNMMSIGPHTNPHNHTGYEHYAKEFDGFTHTHLEGVGCTGSGGNILIKPILNDNKETELRKVTEHAKPGFYEVSFENGIDAAMSVTHNFGIHQYNFNGEKGGLFIDLSFALSNRFVSEEHEIKDNKISGVIATKTTCHAGTYRFYYEIQLKNMAEIAQISDHEIMAKAEDNSKEVKVLIGFSSVSKEYASQKIENISYENLKKEASAAWEKALSRISVEGEEDREDLFYSLLYRGLQSPYIVSEEDGTYPAIDGTLQKTEGTIYSGWAIWDNYREQLPMLSMAYPDRYRDIVKSIENLYAFGKKNWATDYEPAPTVRTEHAMVVLLDAYNKGYEVDIKRIKDSLIKDAESLDYRAPDKALESSYDNWAMAQLMKIDGDTTLYNKYITKSLDYKEYWNKDFKDITRNDVDRMQARGLYQGTIWQYRWFVPFDLNGLKQLAGGEDQFLEELDTFFRNHNYNHANQPDLQVPGMYNATKEPWKSQELYRKILLDTMVQAYFNDNSKGIDPYVGRIYQNKPKAYLRTMDDDAGTMSSWFVMRSLGLSPANIGDPVYYLTAPIFKEISINYPKGKAFKISVTNYNKDHYYVESATLNGKPLNRNWLTQQEILEGGELVIKTSDTPNKEWGVKEAWVSSIRQYL from the coding sequence ATGAAAAGAATGATTGCTGCAATTGCTGTAGCACTATGTGTGGCCTGCCAGCCTAAATCTCAAGAAAAAACATCGAAATCGGCCAATATTACGGATAAGGTAAATGTTTTTTTAGGATCTTCTGGTGATCATGGCCAAATGTCCCCATCAGCATCAACCCCTTTTAATATGATGAGCATCGGTCCACATACCAATCCACATAACCATACCGGTTACGAGCATTACGCTAAAGAGTTTGATGGTTTTACCCATACACATTTAGAAGGTGTGGGGTGTACTGGTAGTGGCGGTAATATCCTTATTAAACCCATTTTAAACGATAATAAGGAAACCGAATTACGCAAAGTAACAGAGCATGCAAAACCTGGGTTTTATGAAGTAAGTTTTGAAAATGGGATCGATGCTGCGATGAGTGTAACACACAATTTTGGGATCCATCAGTATAACTTTAATGGTGAAAAAGGTGGATTGTTTATTGATCTCTCATTTGCGCTTTCCAATAGATTTGTTTCAGAAGAACACGAAATTAAGGATAATAAAATAAGCGGGGTTATAGCTACCAAAACAACCTGTCACGCTGGTACCTATCGTTTTTATTATGAAATTCAGCTAAAAAATATGGCTGAGATAGCTCAAATTTCAGATCATGAGATAATGGCAAAAGCAGAAGATAATTCTAAAGAAGTAAAGGTGTTAATAGGCTTTTCTTCGGTTTCTAAAGAATATGCTTCTCAGAAAATTGAAAATATTTCTTATGAAAACCTAAAAAAAGAAGCCAGCGCAGCATGGGAAAAAGCTTTAAGCCGAATTAGTGTTGAAGGTGAAGAAGATCGGGAAGATCTTTTTTATTCATTATTATATCGCGGATTGCAATCTCCTTATATCGTTTCTGAGGAAGATGGAACATATCCTGCGATCGATGGTACTTTGCAAAAAACCGAAGGTACTATTTATAGTGGTTGGGCCATTTGGGATAATTACCGTGAGCAATTACCCATGCTTTCTATGGCTTATCCTGATCGTTATAGAGATATAGTAAAGTCCATAGAGAATTTATATGCCTTCGGAAAGAAGAATTGGGCAACAGATTACGAGCCTGCACCAACCGTTAGGACAGAGCATGCCATGGTGGTTTTACTGGATGCCTATAATAAGGGGTATGAAGTAGATATTAAAAGAATTAAAGATTCCCTGATTAAAGATGCTGAAAGTTTGGATTATAGAGCACCAGATAAGGCTTTAGAATCCTCTTATGATAATTGGGCCATGGCGCAGTTAATGAAGATTGATGGCGATACTACATTGTACAATAAATACATAACAAAATCACTAGATTATAAGGAATACTGGAACAAAGATTTTAAAGATATCACACGTAATGATGTAGATCGCATGCAGGCAAGAGGCTTATATCAGGGAACTATCTGGCAGTACCGCTGGTTTGTTCCTTTTGATTTGAACGGACTTAAACAGTTGGCCGGTGGGGAAGACCAGTTTTTGGAAGAATTGGATACTTTTTTCAGAAATCATAATTACAATCATGCAAATCAACCAGATTTGCAGGTTCCTGGAATGTATAATGCTACTAAAGAGCCATGGAAGTCTCAGGAATTGTATCGTAAAATATTGCTGGATACTATGGTACAGGCTTATTTCAATGATAATAGTAAAGGTATTGATCCTTATGTAGGCCGAATTTATCAGAATAAACCTAAAGCCTACCTAAGAACAATGGATGATGATGCAGGCACCATGTCTTCCTGGTTTGTTATGCGAAGTTTAGGGCTTTCCCCTGCCAATATAGGAGATCCTGTTTATTACCTAACCGCACCTATATTCAAAGAAATAAGTATAAATTATCCTAAAGGTAAAGCGTTTAAAATAAGTGTGACTAACTATAATAAAGATCATTATTACGTGGAAAGTGCGACATTAAATGGAAAACCTTTAAACCGAAACTGGCTAACACAGCAGGAAATTTTAGAAGGGGGGGAGCTGGTGATCAAAACATCAGATACCCCGAATAAAGAATGGGGTGTTAAGGAAGCTTGGGTTTCCTCAATAAGACAGTATCTATAA
- a CDS encoding HD domain-containing protein, with translation MLNYRYQEHTSVIRLAMDHCHSLLNNSRCGKLPYHNIQHTFEVYQYVQRIADYENLTPHEKEIVVLASLFHDTGNSNTYKGHEKVSAENAFRFLSNIGYPQDDIEKVCSCIEATQMPQAPKTKLEEIVCDADLAHLGTNGFRTKNKLLRSEWFKCLNKNYTDKEWLENNICFLESHTYFTRYGQDILFPKKQKNLQLLKQAYHRLLAKE, from the coding sequence ATGCTAAATTATAGATATCAAGAACATACGTCTGTAATCAGATTGGCGATGGATCATTGCCATAGTTTACTAAATAATAGTAGGTGTGGTAAATTACCATATCATAATATACAGCATACCTTTGAGGTATATCAGTACGTACAGCGAATTGCAGATTACGAGAACCTAACTCCGCATGAAAAGGAAATAGTTGTTTTAGCCTCTCTTTTTCACGATACCGGAAATAGCAATACCTATAAAGGACATGAAAAAGTTAGTGCAGAAAATGCCTTTAGGTTTTTATCGAATATTGGTTACCCTCAGGATGATATAGAAAAAGTATGTTCCTGTATTGAGGCAACGCAAATGCCGCAAGCACCAAAAACTAAGCTTGAAGAAATTGTTTGTGATGCAGATTTGGCGCATTTAGGGACTAATGGTTTCAGGACAAAAAATAAATTACTAAGGTCAGAGTGGTTTAAGTGTCTTAATAAAAATTATACCGATAAAGAATGGTTAGAGAATAATATATGTTTTCTAGAATCTCATACCTACTTTACCAGGTATGGCCAAGATATCTTATTTCCTAAGAAACAAAAAAACCTACAGTTACTTAAACAGGCTTATCACAGACTTTTAGCAAAAGAATAG
- a CDS encoding Crp/Fnr family transcriptional regulator translates to MLEKLKEAYHFIFEDELLNEIHKSGQLKEFKAGEIIIDFGDYVKSMPLLLEGAIKVLREDSEGDELLLYFLERGDTCAMTLNCCMGTTKSEIRAVAERDTRLIMIPIEKMEEWTAQYKSWRNFVFESYHTRLTEMLDTIDTIAFLNMDERIMKYLQDKAKINQDEFVSSTHQQIAYDLHTSRVVVSRILKKLEIEGKIKLNRNQVEVLNL, encoded by the coding sequence ATGTTAGAAAAATTAAAAGAAGCCTATCATTTTATTTTTGAAGACGAACTTTTAAACGAAATTCACAAATCTGGACAGCTTAAAGAATTTAAAGCTGGCGAGATTATTATAGATTTTGGAGATTATGTAAAATCTATGCCGTTACTTTTAGAAGGTGCGATAAAAGTATTACGAGAAGATAGTGAAGGGGATGAATTACTACTTTATTTTCTGGAACGAGGAGATACCTGTGCCATGACCTTAAATTGTTGCATGGGGACGACAAAAAGTGAAATTAGAGCAGTCGCAGAGAGGGACACTCGTTTAATTATGATCCCCATCGAAAAAATGGAGGAGTGGACGGCGCAGTATAAAAGCTGGAGAAATTTTGTTTTTGAAAGTTATCATACGCGTTTAACCGAAATGTTGGATACCATCGATACGATTGCATTTTTGAACATGGACGAGCGCATAATGAAATATCTTCAGGATAAAGCAAAAATTAATCAGGATGAGTTTGTAAGCAGCACACACCAGCAAATCGCCTATGATTTGCATACCTCCAGGGTTGTGGTTTCCAGAATTCTTAAAAAGCTTGAAATCGAAGGAAAGATAAAATTGAACCGCAACCAGGTTGAAGTTTTAAATTTGTGA
- a CDS encoding sulfite exporter TauE/SafE family protein yields MEITQILGFVGALIIGLVLGLTGGGGSILTVPVFVYILHINPVTATAYSLFVVGSSSAVGAIDNFNKGRIDFKSSLIFALPAVISIFSTRKYLLPAIPHHIANFGNFELTKDLMIMSFFAILMLVASASMILKKKKECVDCENEPNESNNGLMILLGALTGLVTGLVGAGGGFIIVPILVFLAGLNMKEAVGTSLFIIAINSIIGFLGDLGHLNVDWFFLLLFTIISIVGIFFGIYLSRFINSQKLKKAFGWMVLIMGIYILYMELSGSGI; encoded by the coding sequence ATGGAGATAACTCAGATTTTAGGATTTGTAGGTGCATTAATTATCGGTTTGGTACTAGGCTTAACCGGCGGTGGAGGATCGATTCTTACCGTTCCTGTTTTTGTATATATATTGCATATTAATCCGGTTACCGCTACTGCTTATTCGCTTTTTGTTGTTGGATCGAGTTCGGCTGTAGGGGCGATAGATAATTTTAACAAGGGAAGGATAGATTTTAAAAGTTCTTTAATTTTTGCCCTTCCGGCGGTTATTAGCATTTTTTCTACACGTAAATATTTATTACCGGCAATTCCGCATCATATTGCGAATTTTGGAAATTTTGAGCTTACCAAAGATCTAATGATTATGAGCTTTTTTGCTATTTTAATGCTGGTAGCATCGGCTTCAATGATTTTAAAAAAGAAAAAAGAATGTGTAGACTGTGAAAATGAACCTAACGAATCTAATAATGGATTAATGATCCTACTAGGTGCTTTAACTGGTTTGGTTACCGGGCTGGTTGGTGCTGGAGGCGGCTTTATCATTGTTCCCATACTGGTATTTTTGGCCGGCTTAAATATGAAGGAAGCGGTTGGGACGTCCCTTTTTATCATTGCAATAAACTCTATTATTGGTTTTTTAGGCGATCTTGGCCATCTTAATGTAGACTGGTTTTTCCTACTTCTTTTTACTATAATTTCTATAGTGGGAATTTTCTTTGGGATTTATTTGAGCCGGTTTATCAATTCACAGAAACTTAAGAAAGCTTTTGGTTGGATGGTATTGATCATGGGGATCTATATTTTGTATATGGAACTTTCAGGAAGTGGAATTTAA
- a CDS encoding cytochrome ubiquinol oxidase subunit I, protein MENLDYARLQMAFTLGFHIIFACIGMVMPFFMVVSHHKWLKTRNPVYLKLTKAWLKGVAIFFVTGAVSGTALSFELGMLWPEFMKHAGPIIGMPFSLEGAAFFVEAIALGFYLYGWNKLPEKFHWFTGVIIGVSGVLSGILVVAANGWMNAPSGFDYVNGQFTNVDPIQALLNPAWFSQALHMTLAAFVATSFGVAGIHAFQILRGKAVAVHKSAFKIAISFGAIAALLQPISGDISAKDVAERQPVKLAAMEAHFETEKGAPLFIGGIVDEEKKEVNYKIEIPKALSFLAFGDFDAEVKGLNEFPEEEIPPVAIVHYAFQVMVGIGTLLALAGILFFISLKKKSWMDSKKYWWFFMLLAPLGFLALEAGWVVTEVGRQPWIIYQIMRTSDAVTPMPGIKFSFFMYVGVYILLALTVTWLMQRQIKALNTQKD, encoded by the coding sequence ATGGAAAATTTAGATTACGCCCGCCTTCAAATGGCCTTTACATTAGGCTTTCATATTATTTTTGCCTGTATTGGTATGGTGATGCCATTTTTTATGGTGGTTTCTCACCATAAATGGTTAAAGACCAGAAACCCCGTTTACCTAAAACTTACAAAAGCCTGGCTTAAAGGAGTCGCCATTTTTTTCGTGACGGGTGCAGTTTCGGGTACCGCACTTTCTTTTGAATTAGGAATGCTATGGCCAGAATTTATGAAACATGCAGGTCCTATTATTGGAATGCCATTTTCGTTAGAAGGAGCAGCCTTTTTTGTGGAAGCGATAGCTTTAGGATTTTACCTCTATGGGTGGAATAAGCTTCCGGAGAAATTTCACTGGTTTACCGGAGTGATCATAGGAGTTTCTGGCGTTCTTTCGGGAATTTTAGTGGTCGCAGCAAATGGTTGGATGAATGCCCCCAGTGGTTTTGACTATGTTAACGGCCAATTTACTAATGTGGATCCTATACAGGCGCTACTCAACCCGGCCTGGTTTTCGCAAGCACTGCATATGACGCTGGCTGCTTTCGTAGCGACAAGTTTTGGTGTTGCCGGAATTCATGCTTTTCAGATCTTAAGGGGGAAAGCCGTAGCGGTTCATAAAAGTGCATTTAAGATCGCTATTTCTTTTGGAGCGATTGCTGCGCTCTTACAACCTATAAGTGGGGATATTTCTGCTAAAGATGTGGCTGAACGACAACCCGTAAAATTGGCCGCGATGGAAGCGCATTTTGAAACCGAAAAAGGAGCTCCATTATTTATAGGAGGAATAGTAGATGAAGAAAAAAAAGAAGTGAATTATAAAATCGAAATCCCGAAGGCACTTTCTTTTCTAGCTTTTGGTGATTTTGATGCTGAAGTAAAAGGATTAAATGAATTTCCAGAAGAGGAAATTCCGCCTGTAGCTATTGTACATTATGCATTTCAGGTGATGGTTGGGATTGGTACTTTACTTGCTTTAGCCGGAATCCTGTTTTTTATAAGCCTTAAAAAGAAATCCTGGATGGATAGTAAAAAATACTGGTGGTTTTTTATGTTATTGGCTCCGCTTGGTTTTCTGGCCCTGGAAGCCGGCTGGGTAGTGACCGAGGTTGGTCGCCAACCCTGGATCATCTATCAGATCATGAGAACCAGTGATGCGGTTACACCAATGCCGGGAATAAAATTTAGCTTCTTTATGTATGTTGGTGTTTATATCCTTTTAGCCCTTACGGTAACCTGGTTAATGCAGCGACAAATAAAAGCCCTAAACACCCAAAAAGATTAA
- a CDS encoding cytochrome d ubiquinol oxidase subunit II, which translates to MLYVVLFFLLFSLLLYVLLGGADFGAGIVELFSSRENKKVNRDTIYRVMGPIWEANHIWLIILIVILWIAFPVYFNIIIIYLHVPLTLVLLGITMRGVSFVFRHYDAFQDKSQLVYNGLFRFSSFITPIFLGMCFAALVGGKLVVTEDYTNYGFYDLFMAPWFNGFGILVGLFYASLCAFLASTLLIGESEGDIRNMYIQKSKISTAVLVVLGFVLIAYGFFSEIAFIRDFVTNPISIICIILSGILLIPLWKFIRAGRRILSRYFAGLQVVLVLFAALVAHFPYVIITSSQEISLLEDISPDSVIMVLGISLIIGGGIILPGLFHLMKSFKMIKIFDRDEQQFQK; encoded by the coding sequence ATGTTATACGTAGTGTTATTTTTCTTACTGTTTTCATTACTGCTTTACGTGCTTTTGGGTGGAGCTGATTTTGGTGCCGGCATAGTCGAATTGTTTTCATCCAGAGAAAATAAAAAAGTAAATCGCGATACCATTTATCGTGTGATGGGGCCAATTTGGGAAGCTAACCATATTTGGTTAATCATCCTGATCGTTATTTTATGGATCGCTTTTCCTGTATACTTTAATATCATAATTATTTATTTGCACGTGCCGCTAACTCTGGTACTTTTAGGAATAACTATGCGTGGGGTATCTTTTGTTTTTAGGCATTATGATGCCTTTCAGGATAAATCACAATTAGTGTACAATGGCTTATTTAGATTTTCCAGCTTTATCACCCCCATTTTTTTGGGAATGTGTTTTGCAGCTCTGGTTGGTGGAAAATTAGTGGTTACCGAAGATTACACCAATTACGGGTTTTACGATTTGTTTATGGCACCGTGGTTTAATGGATTTGGTATTCTAGTGGGATTATTTTATGCCTCCCTTTGTGCATTCTTAGCGTCTACCTTATTAATAGGGGAGAGTGAAGGTGATATTCGAAATATGTATATCCAAAAATCTAAGATTTCAACAGCGGTTTTAGTTGTACTTGGATTTGTATTAATCGCGTATGGATTTTTTAGTGAAATAGCATTTATCAGAGATTTCGTCACCAATCCTATTTCCATAATCTGCATTATTCTTTCAGGAATTCTTTTGATTCCACTTTGGAAGTTTATACGTGCCGGTCGCCGAATTTTAAGTCGGTATTTCGCTGGCTTGCAAGTAGTCTTAGTGCTTTTTGCAGCATTAGTTGCCCATTTTCCTTATGTAATTATAACCTCATCACAAGAAATTAGTCTTTTAGAAGATATTTCGCCAGATAGTGTAATTATGGTTTTGGGGATATCTTTAATTATTGGTGGCGGAATTATTTTACCTGGCTTATTCCACTTAATGAAGTCATTTAAAATGATAAAGATCTTTGATAGGGACGAGCAGCAATTTCAGAAATAA
- a CDS encoding glycoside hydrolase family 43 protein, with translation MTTKFYRLKHILLYVMSIVIFSCNTAESNDREKAISEEPSKEITYHNPIVAQRADPWVFKDEDGTYYFIATAPEYDRIEMRQSKTINGLGTAEPKVIWNKHENGLMSHHIWAPELHKIDGKWYVYFAAGQAEDIWKIRMFVLSNEAEDPMTGEWKEEGQIETNRDSFSLDATTFKHNGEQYLAWAQAVREEGGTSILLSKMETPTSLKGEEIEITHPEYDWERIGYFVNEGPAVIKRNDKIFMTYSASATDSNYAMGLLWADEDSDLMNPESWHKSEKPVFATNAELRRFGPGHNSFTIAEDGETDVLIYHARVYEKIRGNSLYDFNRHTRAKTFTWDEKGFPDFGQDIAD, from the coding sequence ATGACGACAAAATTCTATCGCTTAAAACACATTCTACTTTATGTAATGTCGATCGTAATTTTCAGTTGCAATACAGCTGAAAGTAACGACCGAGAAAAAGCTATTTCTGAAGAGCCATCTAAAGAAATCACTTATCATAATCCTATCGTAGCTCAGCGTGCCGATCCGTGGGTTTTTAAAGATGAAGATGGCACGTATTATTTTATTGCGACTGCGCCAGAATACGATCGCATAGAAATGCGTCAATCTAAAACAATAAATGGTCTTGGAACAGCCGAACCAAAAGTAATTTGGAATAAGCATGAAAACGGGTTGATGAGTCATCACATCTGGGCGCCTGAATTACACAAAATCGATGGAAAATGGTATGTTTATTTTGCTGCAGGACAAGCTGAAGATATTTGGAAAATAAGGATGTTCGTACTATCCAATGAAGCTGAAGATCCTATGACGGGAGAATGGAAGGAAGAAGGTCAAATTGAAACCAATAGAGATTCTTTTTCTTTAGATGCTACAACTTTTAAGCATAATGGCGAACAATATCTTGCCTGGGCGCAAGCGGTTCGGGAAGAGGGTGGAACTTCGATTTTATTATCTAAAATGGAAACGCCAACCAGTTTAAAAGGTGAAGAAATTGAGATTACACATCCAGAATACGACTGGGAACGTATAGGTTATTTTGTAAATGAAGGTCCGGCGGTGATTAAAAGAAATGATAAAATTTTTATGACCTATTCGGCTAGTGCTACCGATTCAAATTATGCGATGGGATTATTATGGGCAGATGAGGATTCCGATTTAATGAATCCGGAATCATGGCATAAATCTGAAAAACCAGTATTCGCTACTAATGCAGAATTGAGAAGATTTGGTCCCGGACATAACTCATTTACAATTGCGGAGGATGGAGAAACCGATGTTTTGATCTATCATGCTCGCGTTTACGAAAAAATAAGAGGCAACTCTCTTTATGACTTTAATCGCCACACAAGAGCAAAAACCTTTACTTGGGATGAAAAAGGTTTCCCGGATTTTGGTCAGGATATCGCCGATTAA
- a CDS encoding helix-turn-helix transcriptional regulator: MKNRIKVLRAEKNITQAELANRVEVSRQTINAIEKGKFDPSLPLAFKIARLFNLKIEDIFQDEE; encoded by the coding sequence ATGAAAAATAGGATTAAAGTATTACGAGCTGAAAAGAACATCACGCAGGCAGAACTCGCCAATCGCGTTGAAGTTTCCAGGCAAACGATAAACGCTATCGAAAAAGGCAAATTTGATCCCAGTTTACCTTTGGCGTTTAAGATTGCCAGGTTATTTAACCTGAAAATTGAAGACATCTTTCAGGATGAAGAATAG
- a CDS encoding MBL fold metallo-hydrolase: MMKQFGKAPSGKRLERIKQCENYKDGSFKNIEETSVNPNNVSMFKMMKDMRNRPKSVNPSKKIPFVKTNLNGIEVGKPAFVWFGHSSYFLKINDYTILVDPVFSGYASPVSFFGKAYDGANEYGVDDMPEIDMLILTHDHYDHLDYPTITKLKNKVKRIVCSLGVGAHLEYWGYAEAMITELNWWESLEIMNDFKITATPARHFSGRLFKRGNTLWSSFVLEVFGYKLYLGGDSGYSPQFKEIGDTFGPFDLAILECGQYGENWPQIHNFPEEMVKTAKDLKAKRVIPVHWAKFTLAMHPWNQPIKRFKKAADEEGLPYVSPKIGELYQLNQEFNQEVWWDFE; the protein is encoded by the coding sequence ATGATGAAACAATTTGGAAAAGCCCCATCTGGTAAACGATTAGAAAGAATTAAGCAGTGTGAAAATTATAAAGACGGAAGCTTTAAAAATATAGAAGAAACATCGGTAAACCCCAATAATGTATCGATGTTTAAGATGATGAAAGATATGCGTAATCGGCCAAAATCTGTAAATCCTTCAAAAAAAATACCCTTTGTAAAGACAAACCTTAATGGTATTGAAGTAGGAAAACCTGCTTTTGTATGGTTTGGACATTCTTCTTATTTCCTAAAAATAAATGACTATACTATTTTGGTAGATCCTGTATTTAGTGGATATGCTTCGCCGGTCTCTTTCTTTGGTAAAGCTTATGATGGTGCTAATGAATACGGTGTAGACGATATGCCTGAAATAGATATGTTGATACTTACCCACGACCATTATGATCACTTGGATTATCCAACCATTACAAAACTCAAAAACAAAGTAAAACGGATAGTTTGTTCTTTGGGGGTTGGTGCTCATTTAGAGTATTGGGGATATGCTGAAGCAATGATAACCGAGTTAAACTGGTGGGAATCGCTAGAAATCATGAACGATTTTAAAATAACCGCCACACCTGCAAGACATTTTTCGGGACGTTTGTTTAAACGAGGAAACACGCTTTGGTCTTCTTTTGTTTTAGAAGTTTTTGGTTACAAATTATACTTGGGTGGCGACTCTGGTTATAGTCCTCAATTTAAGGAGATTGGTGATACATTTGGACCATTTGATCTGGCGATTTTGGAATGCGGGCAATACGGTGAAAACTGGCCGCAAATTCATAATTTCCCCGAAGAAATGGTGAAAACTGCCAAGGATTTAAAAGCCAAAAGAGTAATCCCTGTTCACTGGGCAAAATTTACGTTAGCGATGCATCCCTGGAATCAACCTATAAAACGCTTTAAAAAAGCTGCCGACGAAGAAGGACTTCCTTATGTAAGCCCTAAGATTGGTGAGTTATATCAACTCAATCAGGAATTTAATCAGGAAGTTTGGTGGGATTTTGAATAA